The stretch of DNA tttaaaaacgaaaaaaaaaaaaaaaatgaattacatacttttaaataattacaatttaaaaaaacataaaaacgctttgatatttgttaaaaaagaaaaaaaaaacaaaacatccTCAATAGCACGTGGAGTTTGTATcctgatttaaattttatttaatcatttttttttttaaatttaattaattgttaattattctATATCTCAACTCTCCTTTAggtatgaattaatttttttttttttttcttgctttcgtacatttatttaattttgccaaatttacgtttttttttttcattttttcttttacgtttttttttttttaattattttcgcATTGGCCctattataaaatagaatcgatatacatatttacaaatatatacaaaattctTTTCTCATTTTCACTCAAAacctatttttaaatttgtttttaattttccaaattttcccatacctttattttatttttaaaaacaattaagacagaaaaaaaaaaattataatttaaattataattaacgaATTGCACGTTACATCGATGCtggttttttttacattaattgtaaattattcaaaacacgacattattataaaatcaaaaattataatttaagctttttaatattctaagatgtacaaaaatttttctttaatattttttctataaaaagaaagaaaaaaattcttaaatttGTAATTCTATTTATTgagacattttttctttttttaacctTTCATACTGCtctctatttattttacttaattatttctaatattattacttttatcgTTCATtcagaaatgaaaaattatctaaattacAAATTCTTCATTgccaatattaaatttaacgaagaaaaaaataaatcacaattATAAtcacttttttcaatttctttttttgttattacatATTActtgttttgtattattttttttttctttcatttttttcttatattgttattgttttggTACAGCTTTGaagaattgtttttatttcatctaaattaccctgaaatacaaataaaattatcatctcGGGCCAATAATTATAACCgagtgaataatttttttttcttttctcatttGCATTCATGACTtgttaaactaattttttattaacttatgtctattttaataatataaatcaaacacagttaaatcacaaataaatatacattaactgaaaataataataattccactaattatttatgttttttttttagttacttTGAAAATAGAAAGATATATAAAGAGAGCAGTACGAATAACCAACATCGATCAGTCTTAATATTGGATTATCCAATAATAATCACCTTAAGCattgcaaaatatataaatatacaagaataataaataattatccttTATTTATCCccttcatatttttaatatgttaaaaaattgcaaatattaattttttgacaatttattaattcggcctgtttatttttatttttctttacttgtttattactttgctagtttttttttttttttttgtttattaatattatttttttattttttgcaaaacagttaaaaaagaaaaaaaatatttcacttACGActgacattttttataatttatttattaatttatttaattaattactgtacgcagatattttttttttaatttttttaataatgtttttattttgttacctaaatttaataattgattatttttattattacttattttctttattcataAACATTAGTTggcaaacatttttttatttattatattgaaatatttctatttctattttttttttttttctatttcaaacaattttttactttctcTCTTAAAAAAACACttccatttttttatgttcacTTTACTGGagtgtttattaaattgtccttttttatttcattaatatataattgtttattattattattaattattattatcgttattttaatttaagtagGTCTATCTCAAACAAGACCCACAAATTCCTagaccaaaaaaataaaaattaaaaaaaaaagcaaacaataataataatgataataataattaatatttaaaaaaaaaaaaaaaaattttaattaattttttctaatttacaaTCAATGCGACGAGTAACAATCATCAAGCATCAAAAGTCAACAAAATTGGtgctaaaaaaaacaacataaatattcctttatgaatttaaaaagaaataaaaaaaaaaaaaaaactcaataataattcttatattgataagaaaattaataacattttttttcttcattacgacattagtataaaaaaaaagtaataataattaactatacaataataattatatcacgacatttaaaatcaaatgaatttgCACTTGAAAATTAAAGGAAAAACTCAAGAAAAAgttaaagaaaatttcaaataaataaacaaaatggaaatcacattattaaaattaaatgaatatattaattttcagtaTTGACAGGTTCTCTTGCATGATGAATTCTAACATGTTTATTATGATTTGATTTGGTACTACTTGATTTACCACAAATATGACATGTATAAGGACGTGCACCACTGTGAACACGTAAatgttcttttaaataataagaacGATGAAATGTTTTACTACAAACATTACATGTATATTGCTTATTTTCTTCATGTTCTTTAACATGtcttaaacaattatattttctaataaattgtGCACCACAATAATTACATGTATATGGTCTAACATTTTTATGAGAATTCATATGTGCTGTAAAATCACTGTGACGATAAAATGCTGCTGAGCATTGATTACATTTAAATGGTTTTGTACTACGTGCAGCATGTGTCCATTTATGTAATTGTAAATTCCATTTTGTACTAAATGATTTTGAACATACTTGACATTCATATGGTTTTTCACCATTATGTACTCTCATATGTACAGCCAATGATGAacgtaaataaatacatttacatTCTGGACAttcaacattttcattttcacgtTCAGCATCAGGAACAAAACGTTTATTATGTGCACGTCTCATATGTCTTGTTAAACTAGccatatgaataaatttttcactaCAAAATGTACATGATTTTGGTTTTTCATCATGTGTTTCTTTATGccatgctaatttttttttagtatgaaATACCTCACCACAATGACATAtaaaatcttttaatttttttttaatatttaaatgatgacGATTTTTATGTTgtgttaaatttgaatatcttCTAAATGTTTCATTacataaattacatttaactGGTGCATTACCAGTATGTCCATTCATATGTTCATcaagtttttgttttgttaaaaatgCTTTATCACATACTGTACAAGGAAATGGTTTAATACCTAAATGACGTTtcatatgtaatttaaaattttgtttacgataaaaatatttaccacatTGTGCACATTCAAGTGGATGttcttttaaatgtaaattaaatgtaacaaCTGATGGAAATTCTTCATTACATATTTGacattttgatatatcatGTAAACGTTTTGCAACTTCAGTATTATGTACACGTTTATTATGTATTTGTAATGAACGTTCAGATGTAAATTTTTGACTACACATTACACATGATATTTCAGCATTTTGTGGTATAATAATATCTGGTTTTTCATCATTGTCTTCATGTTTAGTATTATcaagaattaataattgtgaCGATTGTAATGgataatgttgttgttgttgttgttgcaacagcagctgttgttgctgttgctgctgttgttgataCTGAAGTTGgtgtatttgttgttgttgctgttgttgataacattgttgttcttgttgttgAGGTGGTGGTTGCATTTGATGTAATAATGGTTGTCCTTGATTGGTATTTTGATTTGTATCAATACCACCAGGTACAAATATATCTTCAAATGCATTCATTCTTCTATCAAGTAATTTAATATCTTTACTATCATTTATTTCTAATGTACCTGAATTACTACTACTATTACTTGGTCCAGCTTCTTTGTGGACAGTTGTACTATGTACTCGACGTTCTTTTGGACaatcaaatatttcattacATTGTGAACATTTAAATGTACGTTGTTTTGTTGGTATTTTACGATCACCATCAAGAAATAAACTTGATGTAAAATGTCCAGCTAATGATCTACTATCCAATAATGGTACACCAGTTTCATTATCACTACCTTCTGATTCTTCCCAACTTTCACGTGCCATTAAATCATATGATGTTGACATACGTGATGATTCTTGTCCAACATATaactgaaattaaattaaattattattattgctattatatttatttattagaaaaaaaaaaaaacaagaaaatattttattacctGCCAAGCTGAATGTTCTGTACAACCATTACTTTCTTGTTCTGATAATTCACCTCTTGGTGGCATTGTTTCATCAGCTCTCATATTAACacttttaatttcttcatcaataccaacaccaccaccaccttcACTACTTGCCATTGATTGTTGACTTGTTGCACTTATTGCTTTTTGTGATGATTCACTTATAAATGTACTTGGTACTAATATTTGTAAACCATCAAATTCAAATACATTTGATAATGGACATGAGTGTGCATCTTCATTAATATTAAGAAGATCACTAtttggtatattatttattattttattattcattgattgaaaattttttgtttcattactTGTTGTTGGATTTGTTATATCAGATAAATCAAGTGgatcatgatttttattcattgataatgatgatggtggtgttgttgttgttgttattgttgttgttgatgatgttgttttattatttgttgatgatgacattatataattatcaattattgatgatgattgttcttgatttgaatttattgtattcAATTGTGGAAATGAACTAACATGTTCAGTTATAACTGATTGATAGacattatcattttgtttattatttataatattatttgttattgttgatgttattgtAGGTACTTTACGTCCAGTAGGataatttttgtgtatatttttttgtttcatacgtatttcttcatcatcttcgtcttcatcatcttcatcctcatcgtcatcatcatcatcgtgaTAAGTTTTAAATGTAACACGTTCAAATGATCttggtggtgttgttgttgatgatgatgttgttgatggtgGTGTTATtactgctgctgttgctgacgatgacgacgacgatgattgatgataattatcttttaataaatttttacgtccacgtaaattttttaaaccacttattgttgttgttattgttgttactGGTGTAtgtgatgatattttattattatcaatatcaagcCTATTTGAATATGATTGTGTTGTTGATATTTCTCCAATTTCCATATCttcttcatcaaaattatcaacaatacctttatcatcatcatcatcatcttcatcatcaatatcttcTGCTTCTTCAtcgtcatcttcatcatccatttcttcatcttcatcgtcAATCATTGTATTTGATTCAAATTCAACTGGATATAAATTATCACTTGAGCCATACTCTGATTTAGtacaatatgattttttaaatttattattatctaattgtgatggtgatgatggcAATGAACCACTACctttattaatatatgtataattaaatacatcatcatcaatttcacataattcatcattaacttcatcatgtatttttttaattttcattattgtataattttgttttgaatttgttgatttatcattatgatcgtcatttaaattatctagttcaattattttattatctgttgttttaataatacttgtattatttattatattttcaatattattaatattttgtcttgttaattttcttttttttaataaatttatattattatttttttttaatttaaaataatcaggAATTAATCTTTCTTGTTCTAATTGttcataattatattcttcttcttcattatcattaatttcttcaagTATTTCTTCATTATCATTGCCAATATGTTCAACATCTTCTTCAATTGTTTCatgaattgttgaatttttattatttattgtttgacAATCATCATTTGTAAATACATTTTCTTCACATTGTTGTAATTCATTTAATCTGTGATCTGTACTGTCTTCATGaacaccaccatcatcatcatcattattatcatcaataacatcattatgatgattattgtcatcatcatcatcatcatcttcgtCTTCTATATGTGGTAAAATACTCTCTGGTTTACTTTGTTgtgatgaaatattattatcaataatttgttgattatcattattttgtaattgttgACACCTATCtcttatttctaatttttcatgatcatcttcatcattattattttgtctaatttcatcaacaattatatttgtttctATTTCTTCactaattatttgttgttctATTTGTGATACAGTCAACAatgtattatcaacaataatcgttgatgattcatcacttgttacatttaatattctactactactattattatcagcaccattattactattaccttgacaattattattatcatcatcttcatcatcatcatcat from Aphidius gifuensis isolate YNYX2018 linkage group LG4, ASM1490517v1, whole genome shotgun sequence encodes:
- the LOC122855730 gene encoding GATA zinc finger domain-containing protein 14-like, whose amino-acid sequence is MDLNVTSDTGGAVACPVCTLYLREGISLQRHLNTHPKEQVIDALIKAASGTNTNSLSLLSLPSSSSSSIPPQSSSSPISTLSTPTSPSTITNTTTASSTTLSQSSQIITSHQISPQILPTTPQSHHHHHHHNQSPQITGQANHIPSQSPYPIGPVFEYPPINPMMSPQFASFSYQQFVNNGTMMIPQYAMAPPPQPNQMMQMLYNPYSMYQQQQVPAVQMLSPVTTLQPQLPPPSTTTAATATTTAAATTTVVAAAAATRIKSINLTNDTTINRNDPSPSLLLSSTSITTTTTTTTATSSSITSTINNNSNNNNSVEQILPEIRDDDDDEDDDNNNCQGNSNNGADNNSSSRILNVTSDESSTIIVDNTLLTVSQIEQQIISEEIETNIIVDEIRQNNNDEDDHEKLEIRDRCQQLQNNDNQQIIDNNISSQQSKPESILPHIEDEDDDDDDDNNHHNDVIDDNNDDDDGGVHEDSTDHRLNELQQCEENVFTNDDCQTINNKNSTIHETIEEDVEHIGNDNEEILEEINDNEEEEYNYEQLEQERLIPDYFKLKKNNNINLLKKRKLTRQNINNIENIINNTSIIKTTDNKIIELDNLNDDHNDKSTNSKQNYTIMKIKKIHDEVNDELCEIDDDVFNYTYINKGSGSLPSSPSQLDNNKFKKSYCTKSEYGSSDNLYPVEFESNTMIDDEDEEMDDEDDDEEAEDIDDEDDDDDDKGIVDNFDEEDMEIGEISTTQSYSNRLDIDNNKISSHTPVTTITTTISGLKNLRGRKNLLKDNYHQSSSSSSSATAAVITPPSTTSSSTTTPPRSFERVTFKTYHDDDDDDEDEDDEDEDDEEIRMKQKNIHKNYPTGRKVPTITSTITNNIINNKQNDNVYQSVITEHVSSFPQLNTINSNQEQSSSIIDNYIMSSSTNNKTTSSTTTITTTTTPPSSLSMNKNHDPLDLSDITNPTTSNETKNFQSMNNKIINNIPNSDLLNINEDAHSCPLSNVFEFDGLQILVPSTFISESSQKAISATSQQSMASSEGGGGVGIDEEIKSVNMRADETMPPRGELSEQESNGCTEHSAWQLYVGQESSRMSTSYDLMARESWEESEGSDNETGVPLLDSRSLAGHFTSSLFLDGDRKIPTKQRTFKCSQCNEIFDCPKERRVHSTTVHKEAGPSNSSSNSGTLEINDSKDIKLLDRRMNAFEDIFVPGGIDTNQNTNQGQPLLHQMQPPPQQQEQQCYQQQQQQQIHQLQYQQQQQQQQQLLLQQQQQQHYPLQSSQLLILDNTKHEDNDEKPDIIIPQNAEISCVMCSQKFTSERSLQIHNKRVHNTEVAKRLHDISKCQICNEEFPSVVTFNLHLKEHPLECAQCGKYFYRKQNFKLHMKRHLGIKPFPCTVCDKAFLTKQKLDEHMNGHTGNAPVKCNLCNETFRRYSNLTQHKNRHHLNIKKKLKDFICHCGEVFHTKKKLAWHKETHDEKPKSCTFCSEKFIHMASLTRHMRRAHNKRFVPDAERENENVECPECKCIYLRSSLAVHMRVHNGEKPYECQVCSKSFSTKWNLQLHKWTHAARSTKPFKCNQCSAAFYRHSDFTAHMNSHKNVRPYTCNYCGAQFIRKYNCLRHVKEHEENKQYTCNVCSKTFHRSYYLKEHLRVHSGARPYTCHICGKSSSTKSNHNKHVRIHHAREPVNTEN